A window of Costertonia aggregata contains these coding sequences:
- the gldG gene encoding gliding motility-associated ABC transporter substrate-binding protein GldG, producing MKKDTLLSTAKALAVLILLNVLGNLFYDRLDLTEDKRYTLSEPGVNSVLDFEKPVIIDVLLDGNLPSEFVKLKIETQQLLAEFASKNKNIKFNFLDPLANVEDTDAVFAQLQRIGLKPANVTVEENGKVSQEIVFPWAMVNYGEKTVKVSLLKNTLGASQEERINNSVQHLEYGFADAFSKLKLVDKKSVAVIKGNGELDDIYLADYLSSIREYYNIGAITMDSVASSPQKVLDQLKNYDLALIAKPTERFTDDEKYVLDQYIMNGGKSIWLIDKVAMELDSLFNETGSNLAIQRDLNLDDFFFKYGVRINPVLVNDMYFTQIVLASGEGNDSQFNPLPWYFNPMVFSKNDHPINNNLEALRMQFANSIDTLPNTYDKTVLYSSSPLSKTVGIPTKISLDIINIPPKKESYTNGNKPLAVLIEGRFVSAFKNRIKPVQLKGVKEESSIENKMLVVADGDVIKNQIKNGQPLELGYDKWTNNFFGNKEFLMNSINYLLDDTGLINIRNKRVAIPLLDTKKIENQKTKWQLVNIGLPLVLTVLFGLAFNYIRKKKYSK from the coding sequence ATGAAAAAGGACACCCTATTGTCTACCGCCAAGGCACTGGCCGTTTTAATACTCCTGAATGTACTAGGGAATTTGTTTTATGACCGGCTAGACTTGACCGAGGACAAAAGATATACATTATCTGAACCGGGCGTAAATTCGGTTTTAGATTTTGAAAAGCCTGTTATAATCGATGTGCTGTTAGATGGCAACCTACCCTCTGAATTTGTTAAACTCAAAATAGAGACCCAACAGTTGTTAGCAGAGTTTGCGTCGAAGAACAAAAACATAAAATTTAATTTTCTCGATCCCCTGGCCAATGTTGAAGATACCGATGCCGTTTTTGCACAACTACAGCGTATAGGCCTTAAACCCGCAAATGTTACGGTAGAAGAGAACGGGAAGGTTTCACAAGAAATCGTGTTTCCGTGGGCGATGGTCAATTATGGCGAAAAGACCGTAAAAGTATCACTTTTAAAAAATACGTTGGGGGCTTCCCAGGAAGAGCGTATCAACAATTCGGTTCAACATTTGGAATATGGGTTTGCCGACGCTTTCAGTAAGTTAAAACTCGTTGATAAAAAAAGTGTGGCGGTCATAAAAGGTAACGGAGAATTGGATGATATCTATTTGGCCGATTATCTTTCCTCAATACGGGAATACTATAATATCGGGGCGATTACTATGGATTCAGTAGCCTCATCTCCACAAAAAGTGCTTGATCAGCTTAAAAATTATGACTTGGCCCTAATAGCCAAACCTACCGAACGGTTTACCGATGATGAAAAATATGTTCTGGACCAATATATAATGAACGGAGGAAAATCCATTTGGTTAATAGATAAAGTGGCTATGGAACTGGATAGCCTTTTTAATGAAACCGGTAGCAATTTGGCCATTCAACGAGATTTAAACCTCGACGATTTCTTTTTTAAATATGGTGTGCGTATAAATCCGGTCTTGGTAAACGATATGTATTTTACGCAAATCGTTCTGGCCTCGGGAGAAGGGAACGACTCCCAATTCAACCCATTGCCATGGTATTTTAACCCCATGGTATTTTCCAAAAACGACCATCCTATCAACAATAACCTAGAAGCATTACGCATGCAGTTCGCCAATAGCATAGACACCTTGCCAAACACGTACGACAAAACTGTTTTATATTCAAGCTCGCCACTATCCAAAACTGTTGGCATACCCACAAAAATAAGTTTGGATATTATAAACATACCACCAAAAAAAGAGAGTTATACCAATGGTAACAAACCCTTGGCGGTTCTTATCGAAGGGCGTTTTGTTTCGGCGTTCAAAAATCGAATAAAACCCGTACAGCTTAAAGGAGTCAAGGAAGAAAGCTCAATAGAAAACAAAATGCTGGTCGTTGCGGACGGGGACGTTATCAAAAATCAAATAAAGAACGGACAGCCTTTGGAACTCGGATATGATAAATGGACCAACAACTTCTTTGGCAATAAGGAATTCCTCATGAATAGCATCAATTATCTTTTGGACGATACCGGACTTATAAACATAAGGAACAAACGGGTGGCCATCCCCTTATTGGATACTAAAAAAATTGAAAACCAAAAAACCAAATGGCAGCTCGTCAATATTGGGCTTCCACTAGTACTAACAGTTCTTTTTGGACTTGCTTTCAATTACATAAGAAAGAAAAAATACAGTAAATAA
- a CDS encoding phosphoribosylaminoimidazolesuccinocarboxamide synthase: protein MSNTIIDTDFNFPGQVSVYKGKVREVYALENDVLVMIATDRLSAFDVIMPKGIPYKGQILNQIATKMMAATADIVPNWLTATPDPNVAIGHACEPFKVEMVIRGYMSGHAAREYASGKRMLCGVPMPDGMRENDKFPQPIITPATKADKGDHDEDISREDILKRGIVSQEDYFVLEQYTKALFQRGTQIAAERGLILVDTKYEFGKTRDGRIVLIDEIHTPDSSRYFYADGYEERQDRGEAQKQLSKEFVRQWLINHGFQGLEGQTVPNMSEAYIKTVSDRYIELYENIMGEAFIRAEISNIQERIRNNVLDYLKH, encoded by the coding sequence ATGTCAAACACAATAATCGATACCGATTTTAATTTCCCAGGTCAGGTAAGCGTATATAAGGGTAAGGTCAGGGAAGTGTATGCTCTGGAGAACGATGTTCTTGTCATGATCGCTACGGATAGGCTATCCGCTTTTGACGTAATAATGCCCAAAGGCATACCGTATAAAGGCCAAATTTTGAACCAAATAGCAACCAAAATGATGGCTGCGACCGCAGATATTGTTCCCAATTGGTTGACTGCTACTCCAGACCCTAACGTTGCGATAGGCCATGCATGCGAACCCTTCAAAGTTGAAATGGTGATTAGGGGGTACATGTCCGGTCATGCTGCAAGAGAATATGCATCGGGAAAGCGTATGTTGTGTGGAGTGCCCATGCCCGATGGAATGAGGGAAAACGATAAATTTCCACAACCTATTATAACGCCGGCTACCAAAGCGGATAAAGGTGATCACGATGAGGATATTTCACGTGAGGATATCTTAAAAAGAGGTATTGTCTCCCAAGAAGACTATTTTGTTTTGGAGCAATATACCAAAGCATTGTTTCAAAGAGGTACACAGATTGCTGCAGAACGTGGTCTTATTTTGGTTGATACCAAATATGAATTTGGGAAGACCAGAGATGGGAGAATCGTACTCATCGATGAAATTCATACACCGGATTCTTCTAGATATTTTTATGCGGATGGCTATGAAGAAAGACAAGATAGGGGTGAAGCCCAAAAACAATTATCCAAAGAATTTGTACGTCAATGGCTTATTAATCATGGTTTTCAAGGTTTGGAAGGTCAAACTGTTCCCAATATGAGCGAAGCATATATTAAAACGGTATCGGATAGGTATATTGAACTCTATGAAAATATAATGGGTGAAGCCTTCATAAGGGCAGAAATCTCAAATATTCAAGAACGTATAAGAAACAATGTTTTGGATTATTTGAAACATTGA
- a CDS encoding PhoH family protein, whose product MNELILELTEISPRDFFGQQNANIDVLKKYFPKLKIVARGSKIKVYGDDELLEEFSKRFNMLTAHFVKYNKLDENVIERVLTSDTQEDYQSSEKSGEVLVHGVSGRLIKAQTANQRKLVDAAKNNDMVFAIGPAGTGKTYTGVALAVKALKEKQVKRIILTRPAVEAGENLGFLPGDLKEKLDPYMQPLYDALRDMIAAEKLAHYIENGTIQIAPMAFMRGRTLDNAFVILDEAQNTTHAQMKMFLTRMGKNAKFLITGDPGQIDLPRRVISGLKEVLLILKNVEGIEMIYLDDKDVIRHKLVKKVIDAYKDIEHQNSM is encoded by the coding sequence TTGAACGAACTCATATTAGAACTTACCGAAATTAGCCCAAGAGACTTTTTTGGGCAGCAGAACGCTAACATTGATGTACTAAAAAAATATTTTCCCAAACTTAAGATTGTTGCCCGCGGCAGCAAGATAAAAGTATATGGTGATGATGAACTCCTAGAAGAGTTTAGTAAGCGGTTCAATATGCTAACGGCCCATTTTGTCAAGTATAACAAACTGGATGAAAATGTAATCGAACGGGTATTGACGAGCGATACACAGGAAGACTATCAATCTAGCGAAAAGAGTGGGGAAGTATTGGTACATGGTGTGAGCGGAAGATTGATAAAAGCGCAGACCGCCAACCAACGCAAATTGGTCGATGCGGCAAAGAACAACGATATGGTATTCGCCATTGGCCCTGCAGGAACCGGAAAAACATATACAGGCGTTGCGTTGGCCGTTAAAGCATTGAAAGAAAAACAGGTGAAACGCATTATATTGACCAGACCTGCGGTAGAAGCAGGGGAAAACTTGGGTTTTTTGCCCGGGGATTTAAAGGAAAAACTGGATCCTTACATGCAGCCCTTGTATGATGCACTCCGTGATATGATCGCTGCGGAAAAATTAGCACATTACATAGAGAATGGCACAATACAGATAGCCCCAATGGCCTTTATGCGGGGTAGAACATTGGATAATGCTTTTGTGATTTTGGACGAAGCACAAAATACCACGCACGCGCAAATGAAAATGTTCCTTACCCGTATGGGGAAAAACGCTAAGTTTTTAATTACGGGAGACCCTGGGCAGATAGACTTGCCAAGGCGTGTCATTTCTGGGCTTAAAGAAGTCTTATTGATTCTAAAAAACGTTGAAGGCATCGAGATGATTTATTTGGACGATAAGGATGTGATAAGACATAAACTGGTCAAAAAAGTAATAGATGCCTATAAAGATATAGAGCACCAAAACTCCATGTAA
- the gldF gene encoding gliding motility-associated ABC transporter permease subunit GldF, whose protein sequence is MIAIFKREINSFFTSTIGYLVIGLFLVLNGLFLWVFKGEFNIFDHGFADMGNFFLMAPWIFLFLVPAITMKSFSEELKMGTLELLFIKPIAIWQTVLGKFLGTLTLAIIAIAPTFLYVFSISELGTTVGNLDMGMVIGSYFGLVFLVANYTAIGIFASTFTENQIVAFIWGMALCFFMYYGLEGISSFLSNGEHAQNVQKLGMKSHFDSIALGVIDTRDIVYFFSMTLFFLFLTVIQLKNRNR, encoded by the coding sequence ATGATAGCTATATTCAAGAGAGAAATCAATTCGTTCTTCACCTCTACTATAGGATATTTGGTCATTGGGCTTTTTTTAGTGCTTAATGGCTTGTTTCTTTGGGTCTTTAAAGGTGAATTCAACATCTTTGACCATGGCTTTGCCGACATGGGGAATTTCTTTCTTATGGCACCTTGGATATTTTTGTTTCTTGTTCCCGCCATTACCATGAAAAGTTTTTCCGAAGAACTAAAAATGGGAACTCTAGAGTTGTTATTCATAAAGCCAATTGCTATTTGGCAAACGGTGTTGGGAAAGTTTTTGGGTACTCTCACCTTGGCCATTATTGCCATTGCCCCTACGTTCTTATATGTATTCAGTATTTCCGAGTTGGGAACCACCGTTGGGAATTTGGATATGGGAATGGTCATAGGGTCTTATTTTGGTCTAGTTTTCTTGGTCGCCAATTACACGGCTATCGGAATATTTGCATCTACTTTTACCGAAAATCAAATCGTGGCCTTTATATGGGGCATGGCCCTATGTTTTTTTATGTATTATGGCCTTGAAGGTATTTCGAGTTTTTTATCCAATGGCGAACATGCACAAAATGTCCAAAAATTAGGTATGAAATCACATTTTGACAGTATAGCCCTTGGTGTCATAGATACCCGCGATATCGTATATTTCTTTAGTATGACGCTCTTCTTTCTTTTTTTAACCGTAATACAGCTCAAAAACAGGAACAGGTAA
- a CDS encoding SAM hydrolase/SAM-dependent halogenase family protein — protein sequence MAIITLTTDFGHKDHFVGAIKGTIYTELEDAKIVDISHSISPFNIQECAYILKNSYKAFPEGTIHIVGVDSEPSPENEHIAVLVDGHYFIIANNGVICLITSEIKPEKVVEINIPNPQFGSFPVLNVFVQVACHISRGGTLEVVGKPFDKLKDIKEFAPRITDGGNAIVGSVIYIDNYGNVVTNIQKSLFEAYRKGRRFELQARSKKINEIHYKYSDIINFNLEKNQRKGPGDLLALFNSAEYIELAIYKSDLNTVGGASTLLGLDYRDTITINFL from the coding sequence ATGGCAATAATAACTTTAACTACTGATTTTGGGCATAAAGACCATTTTGTAGGAGCTATAAAGGGTACCATTTACACAGAGCTGGAAGATGCGAAGATTGTTGATATTTCCCATTCCATAAGTCCGTTCAATATTCAGGAATGTGCCTATATCCTTAAAAATTCATATAAGGCATTTCCCGAAGGCACCATTCATATTGTGGGAGTAGATTCCGAACCTTCTCCCGAAAACGAGCATATAGCCGTTCTGGTAGATGGTCATTATTTTATCATTGCCAATAATGGGGTTATTTGTTTGATAACTTCTGAAATAAAACCGGAAAAGGTTGTGGAGATAAACATTCCCAATCCACAATTTGGTTCTTTTCCCGTGCTGAATGTTTTTGTACAAGTAGCTTGCCATATTTCACGTGGTGGCACCCTAGAAGTTGTCGGCAAGCCTTTTGACAAATTAAAGGATATCAAGGAGTTTGCCCCTCGCATAACCGACGGTGGCAATGCAATTGTGGGTAGCGTGATATATATAGACAACTATGGCAATGTTGTGACCAACATACAAAAAAGCCTGTTCGAAGCATATCGTAAGGGTAGAAGGTTCGAGTTGCAGGCCCGGTCCAAAAAAATTAATGAGATTCATTATAAATACAGTGATATTATCAATTTTAACCTCGAAAAAAATCAACGTAAAGGCCCTGGGGATCTATTGGCCCTTTTTAATTCTGCCGAATATATTGAGTTGGCCATTTATAAGAGTGACCTGAATACCGTAGGAGGCGCTTCGACACTTCTAGGGTTGGACTATAGGGATACCATAACCATTAATTTTTTATGA
- a CDS encoding putative quinol monooxygenase: MMVVRIVKMTFKTENITSFRQIFEKNKESIASFDGCTFLELYQDKIKPEIFFTYSYWENENYLEQYRHSDFFKSVWSQTKVLFATPPEAWSLEKL, translated from the coding sequence ATGATGGTGGTAAGGATTGTAAAAATGACATTTAAAACCGAAAATATCACTAGTTTTAGGCAAATTTTCGAGAAAAATAAAGAAAGCATAGCCAGTTTTGACGGTTGCACTTTTTTAGAGCTATATCAAGATAAGATAAAACCTGAAATATTTTTCACTTACAGCTATTGGGAAAATGAGAATTATTTGGAACAATACAGACATTCCGATTTTTTTAAATCAGTTTGGTCACAGACCAAAGTTTTGTTTGCCACACCCCCCGAAGCATGGAGCCTAGAGAAATTATAA